The Clostridium botulinum genome includes a region encoding these proteins:
- a CDS encoding anaerobic ribonucleoside-triphosphate reductase gives MNIEITLNKGFETKLEELRAKYGEDMFEIEGLGKKQLNTTLFFDKFMNSNNVANASIDDNSNVSDKNMTIMLSESRKPLNKLLSRNKLYIEMEEKFGKEIADMWLELQINGALYEHDAHDSSLKPYCYAYSLKPVVDRGLYFIKDMKAKPAEHLDTYDSHVLEFVAYATNLQSGAVGIPDYLIYAFYFWKKDIENGVITKEQANKYREQHWQKILFSLNQPYLKGGEQSAYTNFSILDKEHILGFFGMEKFPDNTLIIDYIDEIIQYQKDFLDYEKKLRYEKFFTFPVISASLLYKNEKYVDEDMARFINKHNMTWQDVNIYNASSVDALASCCRLTSSSKDISEGKEEVTELNGHFNSIGGSSLSIGSCKVNTINMVRIALECNGDFNKFKSILKQRVDISHKYLKVQRDVIVKNIKKNLLPLYSHGLMDMNNQFSTIGINGMFEAIKVLGGINITATGVHYTNNGLSMAKEILETIGEMNKITRKKYGYNANIEQIPAESASIKLCKKDKILFGDKVSTYIYGNQWVPLNVQSDITERVKVASVLDKACGGGVMLHINLGERFKDEEQSWRMMNYLAKQGVVYFSFIMRINVCKNDHSFYGDICPIDHEPVSDSYIKIVGYLMKQSSYKSERAREMDERKFYNNYNI, from the coding sequence ATGAATATTGAAATTACATTAAATAAAGGATTTGAAACTAAATTAGAGGAATTAAGAGCAAAATACGGTGAAGATATGTTTGAAATAGAAGGATTAGGTAAGAAACAGCTTAATACAACATTATTCTTCGATAAATTTATGAATAGCAATAATGTGGCAAATGCTTCTATTGATGATAATAGTAATGTATCAGATAAAAATATGACTATAATGCTTAGTGAAAGTAGAAAACCACTAAACAAATTGTTATCAAGAAATAAATTATACATAGAAATGGAAGAGAAGTTTGGTAAAGAAATAGCAGATATGTGGCTAGAATTACAAATTAATGGTGCTTTATATGAACACGATGCGCATGATAGCTCTTTAAAGCCTTATTGCTATGCGTATTCTTTAAAACCTGTTGTAGATAGAGGATTATATTTCATTAAAGATATGAAAGCAAAACCTGCTGAACATTTAGATACATATGATAGTCATGTTTTAGAATTTGTAGCTTATGCTACTAATTTACAAAGCGGAGCAGTTGGAATACCTGATTATCTAATATATGCCTTCTATTTTTGGAAAAAAGACATTGAAAATGGGGTTATTACAAAAGAACAAGCTAATAAATATAGAGAACAACATTGGCAAAAAATATTGTTTAGTTTAAACCAACCTTATTTAAAAGGTGGAGAACAGAGTGCTTATACTAATTTCAGTATATTAGATAAAGAACATATCTTAGGGTTCTTTGGTATGGAAAAATTCCCAGATAACACATTAATCATCGATTATATAGATGAGATTATACAGTACCAAAAAGACTTTTTAGACTATGAGAAAAAATTAAGATATGAAAAATTCTTTACTTTTCCCGTGATATCAGCTTCTTTGTTATACAAAAATGAAAAGTATGTAGATGAGGATATGGCGAGATTCATTAATAAGCATAATATGACATGGCAAGATGTAAATATATATAATGCTTCAAGTGTAGACGCATTAGCGTCATGTTGTCGCTTAACTTCGTCAAGTAAGGACATCTCAGAAGGTAAAGAAGAAGTTACCGAATTAAATGGTCACTTTAATTCAATAGGAGGATCGTCTCTTTCAATAGGTAGTTGTAAGGTTAACACTATTAATATGGTAAGAATTGCATTGGAGTGCAATGGTGATTTTAATAAATTTAAAAGCATATTAAAACAAAGGGTGGATATTTCTCATAAATATTTAAAAGTACAAAGAGATGTAATAGTTAAAAATATTAAGAAGAATTTATTACCTCTATACTCACATGGGTTAATGGATATGAACAATCAATTTTCTACTATTGGTATTAATGGTATGTTCGAGGCTATTAAAGTATTAGGAGGAATAAATATTACAGCTACAGGAGTACATTATACAAACAATGGATTATCTATGGCAAAAGAAATACTAGAAACAATTGGAGAAATGAATAAGATAACAAGAAAAAAATATGGATACAATGCGAACATAGAACAAATACCTGCTGAAAGTGCTAGTATTAAGCTTTGTAAAAAAGACAAGATATTATTTGGTGATAAGGTAAGTACATATATTTACGGTAATCAATGGGTACCATTAAATGTTCAGTCTGATATAACGGAAAGAGTTAAAGTTGCTTCCGTGTTGGATAAAGCTTGTGGTGGAGGAGTAATGCTACATATTAATTTAGGAGAAAGGTTTAAAGATGAAGAACAAAGTTGGAGAATGATGAACTATTTAGCAAAACAAGGTGTTGTATATTTTAGCTTTATTATGAGGATAAATGTTTGTAAAAATGACCATAGTTTCTATGGTGACATATGTCCTATAGACCATGAGCCAGTATCAGATTCATATATAAAAATAGTAGGCTATTTAATGAAACAAAGTTCTTATAAGTCAGAGAGAGCAAGGGAGATGGACGAAAGAAAATTTTATAATAATTATAATATATAA
- a CDS encoding ferredoxin-thioredoxin reductase catalytic domain-containing protein translates to MIKIIENEDKIIVKKIREGLKRTGGYCPCSLIQNEDTKCMCKEFRDQPNEGFCHCKLYKKVSI, encoded by the coding sequence ATGATAAAAATTATAGAAAATGAAGATAAAATCATCGTTAAAAAAATTAGAGAAGGATTAAAAAGAACAGGTGGTTATTGTCCATGTTCGTTAATACAAAATGAAGATACTAAATGTATGTGTAAAGAATTTAGAGATCAGCCTAATGAAGGATTCTGTCACTGTAAGTTATATAAAAAAGTTTCAATCTAA
- a CDS encoding deoxyuridine 5'-triphosphate nucleotidohydrolase (catalyzes the formation of dUMP from dUTP) encodes MEKKIRGFEVVREDMRKNKNVEIKLPQRGSKISAGYDFSTPIEVTIQPNESNLIWTDVKAYMQEGEVLIIDVRSSIGVKKGLMLSNTIGVIDADYYQNKDNDGNIGISLRNISDKPVTLEAGERIAQGIFIPFLVADNGNTDKIREGGIGSTGTK; translated from the coding sequence ATGGAAAAGAAAATTAGAGGATTTGAAGTTGTTAGAGAAGATATGAGAAAGAATAAAAATGTAGAAATTAAGTTACCACAAAGAGGATCAAAAATATCAGCAGGCTATGATTTTAGTACACCAATAGAAGTTACAATACAACCTAATGAATCTAATTTAATATGGACAGACGTTAAGGCTTATATGCAAGAAGGGGAAGTTTTAATAATAGATGTAAGAAGTTCTATAGGAGTTAAAAAAGGATTAATGTTAAGCAATACAATTGGCGTGATAGATGCCGACTACTACCAAAACAAGGATAATGACGGCAATATAGGTATATCATTAAGGAATATATCAGACAAGCCTGTAACATTAGAAGCAGGAGAAAGAATAGCTCAAGGAATATTTATACCATTCTTAGTAGCTGATAATGGGAATACAGATAAAATAAGAGAAGGTGGAATTGGTTCTACAGGAACTAAATAA
- a CDS encoding HD domain-containing protein, with amino-acid sequence MNKELIIEKTKEYVKSRLEGEGSGHDWYHILRVYNNAIDIARNEENVDIFIVKLGALLHDIADHKFGYNDDDRKNIISGFLSKYDVSQEDIKEVVYITNYISFKGGTNNHVMKSIEGKIVQDADRLDAMGAIGISRAFTYGGYINRPMYDVNPNNIEHEKRDGYINTDTITHFYEKLLLLKDRMNTNTGRKKAIIRHKTMEMFLDMFFKEWNGEI; translated from the coding sequence GTGAATAAAGAATTAATTATCGAAAAAACTAAAGAATATGTTAAATCAAGATTAGAAGGAGAAGGATCAGGACATGACTGGTATCATATATTAAGAGTATATAATAATGCAATAGATATAGCACGAAATGAAGAAAATGTAGATATATTTATTGTGAAGTTGGGGGCTTTATTACATGATATAGCGGATCATAAATTTGGATATAATGACGATGATAGAAAAAATATAATTTCAGGGTTTTTAAGCAAATATGATGTATCACAGGAAGACATAAAGGAAGTAGTGTATATTACAAATTATATTTCATTCAAGGGTGGTACAAATAACCATGTTATGAAATCAATAGAGGGGAAAATAGTGCAAGATGCAGATAGACTGGATGCAATGGGTGCTATAGGAATAAGTAGAGCATTTACTTACGGTGGTTATATAAATAGGCCAATGTATGATGTTAACCCAAATAATATAGAACATGAAAAAAGGGATGGCTATATAAATACCGATACCATAACTCATTTCTATGAAAAATTATTATTGCTTAAAGATAGAATGAATACTAATACAGGGAGAAAAAAAGCAATAATAAGACATAAAACCATGGAAATGTTTTTAGATATGTTTTTTAAAGAGTGGAATGGTGAAATTTGA
- the botR gene encoding botulinum neurotoxin transcription-activating sigma factor BotR produces MNDLFYAIENLKHDNQHFDFIEMSLKKYIEKTSKKYNLYYDYYNDILYHLWKELIEINLKNFNSELDLRKYISTSIKRYCINICKKKNRDKKIIYNLEATYKKLDAVNVYSLYCEDFEFLDLISILNYKEKQIIYMKFFECRKDNEIARRLHLSRQSIYKIRIKSLKKLYPIVMQLVNI; encoded by the coding sequence ATGAATGATTTATTTTATGCTATAGAAAATTTAAAGCATGATAATCAGCACTTTGACTTTATTGAAATGTCTCTAAAAAAATATATTGAAAAAACTTCTAAAAAGTATAATTTATATTATGATTATTATAATGATATACTCTATCATTTATGGAAAGAACTTATTGAAATTAACTTAAAGAATTTTAATTCTGAATTAGATTTAAGAAAATATATTAGTACAAGTATAAAAAGATATTGTATAAATATTTGTAAGAAAAAAAATAGAGATAAGAAAATTATATATAATTTGGAAGCAACATATAAAAAATTGGACGCTGTAAATGTTTATTCTTTATATTGTGAGGATTTTGAGTTTTTAGATTTAATATCCATATTAAATTACAAGGAAAAGCAAATTATATATATGAAATTTTTTGAATGTAGAAAAGATAATGAAATAGCTAGAAGACTTCATTTAAGTCGTCAATCTATATATAAGATTAGAATTAAGTCTTTAAAAAAGTTGTATCCTATAGTAATGCAATTAGTTAATATTTGA